The Brachyspira aalborgi genome has a segment encoding these proteins:
- a CDS encoding HPr family phosphocarrier protein has translation MTLNNVVTIKSKNGMHLRPAGILSQISSKSEYSDIGIFLLYNGVRADAKSVFNIMGLGAFQGANLILEIEYEDGMEEIAKNAEKELIDFFEEGYINAEVPEEEE, from the coding sequence ATGACATTAAACAATGTTGTAACCATAAAAAGTAAAAACGGCATGCATTTAAGACCAGCAGGCATTTTATCTCAAATATCGAGCAAATCGGAATATTCAGATATAGGCATATTTTTGCTTTATAACGGAGTAAGGGCGGATGCAAAAAGCGTATTTAATATAATGGGACTTGGGGCTTTTCAAGGAGCGAATTTAATACTTGAAATAGAATACGAAGACGGAATGGAAGAGATTGCAAAAAACGCCGAAAAAGAATTAATTGATTTTTTTGAAGAAGGCTATATTAACGCCGAAGTTCCAGAAGAAGAAGAATAA